The proteins below are encoded in one region of Paenisporosarcina cavernae:
- the kynB gene encoding arylformamidase: protein MKIYDISMTLNTETAEWEGDTPFQFELAWTKEQSGSVNVGKITTSTHIGTHIDAPFHFQEDGLKVEQLPLENYVTNAVIVDVRGKTLITESDLPTTLEANVKAVLFHTDAWKDRTVFPKEIPVFHENVVDWMTKHLVTLFGVDLPSVDPITSKDLPFHHRLAKAGKYILEGIVLGDLTDGVYELIALPLKIEGADGSPVRAILIER from the coding sequence GTGAAAATTTACGATATATCGATGACGTTAAATACTGAGACAGCAGAATGGGAAGGCGATACACCATTTCAATTCGAACTTGCCTGGACGAAAGAACAATCTGGCTCGGTGAATGTGGGGAAAATCACGACTAGTACTCATATTGGTACGCATATTGATGCACCGTTCCATTTCCAAGAAGATGGATTAAAGGTGGAGCAATTGCCGCTTGAGAATTATGTCACGAATGCGGTCATTGTGGATGTGAGAGGTAAAACACTCATTACCGAGAGTGACTTACCTACAACATTGGAGGCAAATGTTAAAGCAGTATTGTTTCATACCGATGCGTGGAAGGATCGAACGGTCTTTCCCAAAGAGATTCCAGTATTTCATGAAAATGTAGTCGACTGGATGACAAAACATCTTGTCACTCTATTCGGTGTCGATTTACCATCAGTCGATCCTATTACAAGTAAGGATTTACCGTTCCATCATCGCCTAGCGAAAGCGGGAAAGTACATACTTGAAGGAATTGTCCTAGGGGATTTAACCGATGGGGTATACGAGTTAATTGCGTTGCCTCTTAAAATAGAAGGGGCAGATGGAAGTCCCGTACGAGCAATATTAATCGAGCGATAA
- a CDS encoding ABC transporter ATP-binding protein, which translates to MFSVLFKLSYFFKENWKRYTIAIGLLMVTNVIEVIPPWLVGSAIDSIYGDTLTTKLLMSFIVALIFVTVLNYTSNFIWQYQLFGGAYVIEKQLRSRLMGQFLKMTPTFYEKNRTGDLMARATNDLKAVSVTAGFGILTLVDSSLYMLTILVTMGILVSWKLTFAALLPLPILAIVMQILGKRIHERYMKAQDAFGDMNDSVLEAVAGVRVIRAYVQERASEKQFAAMTEDVYQKNMKVERIDALFNPITKILTGISYMIGLGYGAVLVSNGAMTLGDLVSFNVYLTMIIWPMFAIGELINVMQRGNASLDRVQETLDYEEDVKDPKHPVELTTPSTIQFSSVSFQYPTSSTINLDGLNLELEKGKTLGIVGKTGSGKTTFMKQLLREYPTGDGTLSVSNVPIQEQTKEQIRNWIGYVPQDHVLFSRTVRENILFGHPDATEKDIEEAIRLSYFRKDLEMLPLGLETLVGEKGVALSGGQKQRISIARALIKNPELLLLDDSLSAVDAKTEAKIIENIQQERQGKTTIITTHRLSAIQHADWIIVLDDGKIVEQGTHESLLENAGWYKEQFDRQQLEEVSS; encoded by the coding sequence ATGTTTAGCGTATTATTTAAATTAAGTTATTTTTTCAAAGAAAATTGGAAACGGTACACAATTGCCATTGGATTATTGATGGTAACAAACGTGATCGAAGTTATTCCTCCATGGCTTGTAGGTTCTGCTATCGATTCGATTTATGGCGACACGCTTACAACGAAACTATTAATGTCCTTTATAGTGGCGCTTATTTTTGTCACGGTTTTAAATTATACAAGTAACTTCATCTGGCAATATCAATTGTTCGGCGGGGCCTATGTGATAGAAAAACAACTACGTTCACGATTAATGGGACAATTTCTAAAAATGACGCCGACATTTTACGAGAAAAACAGAACTGGCGATTTAATGGCGCGAGCAACGAATGATTTAAAAGCAGTATCTGTCACGGCAGGATTCGGGATATTAACATTAGTCGATTCTTCGTTATATATGCTGACAATTTTAGTGACAATGGGAATTCTCGTCAGCTGGAAGTTAACATTTGCGGCTTTACTTCCACTACCGATTCTCGCGATCGTCATGCAAATCCTTGGAAAACGTATTCATGAGCGTTACATGAAAGCGCAAGATGCTTTTGGGGATATGAATGATTCGGTGTTAGAAGCGGTTGCAGGTGTTCGAGTCATTCGTGCGTATGTTCAAGAGCGAGCTTCTGAAAAGCAATTTGCAGCTATGACAGAAGATGTTTATCAAAAGAACATGAAAGTAGAACGAATTGATGCATTGTTTAATCCGATTACGAAAATTTTAACCGGTATTTCGTACATGATTGGATTAGGTTACGGGGCTGTACTCGTTTCGAATGGTGCGATGACATTAGGTGATTTAGTTTCGTTTAACGTTTATTTAACCATGATTATTTGGCCAATGTTTGCTATTGGGGAATTAATCAATGTCATGCAACGAGGTAACGCATCGCTCGACCGCGTACAAGAAACGCTTGACTATGAGGAAGATGTGAAAGATCCTAAGCACCCGGTGGAATTAACAACGCCATCTACTATTCAATTTTCTTCTGTTTCATTTCAATATCCAACGTCATCGACGATTAACTTAGATGGCCTCAATCTGGAGTTGGAAAAAGGGAAGACTCTTGGAATTGTAGGGAAAACGGGAAGTGGGAAAACCACTTTTATGAAACAATTGCTAAGAGAATATCCAACGGGAGACGGTACGCTTTCTGTTTCGAATGTTCCTATACAAGAACAAACGAAGGAACAAATTCGAAATTGGATTGGCTATGTACCACAAGACCATGTTTTATTCTCACGAACCGTTCGAGAAAATATTCTTTTTGGGCATCCTGATGCAACGGAAAAAGATATTGAGGAAGCAATTCGCTTGTCCTATTTCCGAAAAGATTTGGAAATGTTGCCTCTCGGACTTGAAACACTAGTTGGAGAAAAAGGAGTAGCACTCTCTGGTGGGCAGAAGCAACGTATTTCCATTGCGAGAGCACTCATTAAAAATCCAGAATTACTCTTACTTGATGATTCACTTTCCGCAGTAGATGCGAAGACGGAAGCAAAAATTATTGAAAACATTCAACAAGAACGTCAAGGGAAAACCACGATCATCACAACTCATCGTCTTTCTGCGATTCAACATGCAGATTGGATTATTGTGTTAGATGACGGGAAAATTGTGGAACAAGGAACTCATGAAAGTTTACTAGAAAATGCGGGATGGTATAAAGAGCAATTCGACCGTCAGCAGTTAGAGGAGGTGTCCTCATGA
- the kynU gene encoding kynureninase, producing MTTREHARKLDEQDLLASYRQEFTLPDGKLYMDGNSLGLAPKRGEKALFQVVESWKEHAIDGWTEGENPWFTYTEALNASMAKLIGAKAHEVMVTGSITVNIHQMLSTFYQPTNERSILLVDELNFPSDIYAAESHVKLRGLQPEKVLRKVASEDGYTLSLEAISAALTEEVAVVLLPSVLYRSGQLLDIQKITALAHERGIIVGFDLAHSIGSIPHDLHAIGVDFAVWCNYKYVNGGPGSVGGLYIHERHHHKLPGLAGWFGSDKAKQFDMSHDFTKASDAGAYQIGTPHMFSLAPIKGSLELFDEVGIDAIREKSLQLTTLLRDMVEQRLSKFGVKDVTPIANESRGGHIALAHPEAARICKALKEANVIPDFRAPDIIRLAPISFYTSFEEVVGMVERLEKIMQEETYKKFSNERNVVA from the coding sequence ATGACAACTCGTGAGCACGCACGAAAACTAGATGAGCAAGATCTACTCGCTTCGTATCGTCAAGAGTTTACGTTGCCAGATGGAAAACTATATATGGATGGAAATTCACTTGGACTAGCTCCGAAAAGAGGAGAGAAAGCTTTATTCCAAGTAGTGGAAAGCTGGAAAGAACACGCGATCGACGGTTGGACGGAAGGCGAAAATCCTTGGTTCACGTATACAGAAGCGTTAAATGCCTCGATGGCAAAGCTCATTGGAGCGAAAGCACATGAAGTCATGGTGACAGGCTCGATTACGGTCAATATCCACCAAATGCTTTCGACTTTTTATCAACCAACAAATGAGCGATCGATTCTTTTAGTGGATGAATTAAATTTCCCTTCAGATATTTATGCAGCGGAGTCACATGTGAAATTGCGCGGCTTACAACCAGAAAAAGTGTTACGAAAAGTGGCGAGTGAGGACGGGTATACGTTATCACTGGAAGCTATTTCGGCTGCCTTAACAGAAGAAGTGGCGGTGGTGTTATTGCCATCTGTTCTGTATCGTAGTGGGCAATTACTTGATATACAAAAAATCACGGCACTCGCACATGAACGAGGTATCATCGTCGGATTTGACCTTGCGCATTCCATCGGTTCGATACCGCATGACTTGCATGCGATTGGCGTCGATTTTGCTGTTTGGTGCAATTATAAATATGTCAATGGGGGGCCGGGTAGTGTAGGTGGGCTTTATATTCACGAAAGACACCATCACAAATTGCCTGGGCTCGCGGGGTGGTTTGGCTCGGATAAAGCAAAACAGTTTGATATGTCTCATGATTTCACAAAAGCTTCAGATGCTGGTGCGTACCAAATTGGAACACCACATATGTTTAGCCTTGCACCGATAAAAGGAAGTTTGGAATTATTTGATGAAGTTGGAATAGACGCAATTCGTGAAAAGTCCTTGCAGTTAACGACTTTATTGCGTGATATGGTAGAGCAACGTTTGAGTAAATTTGGTGTAAAGGATGTCACACCAATTGCTAACGAGTCTAGAGGAGGTCACATCGCGCTTGCGCATCCGGAAGCTGCTCGTATTTGTAAAGCATTGAAAGAAGCGAATGTGATTCCAGACTTTCGTGCTCCAGATATTATTCGATTAGCGCCAATTAGTTTCTATACCAGTTTTGAAGAAGTGGTCGGAATGGTCGAACGACTAGAAAAGATTATGCAAGAAGAAACATATAAAAAGTTCTCGAATGAACGAAATGTGGTGGCGTAA
- a CDS encoding universal stress protein, whose amino-acid sequence MFDKLLVGYDGSEGSRHALTKAIELTNLHAASHLTVAYINEDVVGGDLSYSNQQVGSAPILTEVSTPPPLPETNPDSPLHFAREYAEQMKETIEQQLVASGVQHYSVVAIDGHPARALTDLAEQEEMDAIVVGNSGKSGIQKFFLGSVSEKIVKDSPCTVIVIK is encoded by the coding sequence ATGTTTGACAAACTATTAGTAGGTTATGACGGATCTGAAGGCAGTCGTCATGCGTTAACAAAGGCAATCGAGCTTACGAACCTTCATGCGGCTAGTCATTTAACAGTCGCTTATATTAACGAAGATGTCGTCGGTGGAGATTTATCGTATAGCAATCAACAAGTGGGTTCTGCTCCTATTTTAACGGAAGTCAGTACGCCACCACCGCTTCCTGAAACGAATCCGGACTCTCCTTTGCATTTTGCAAGAGAGTACGCAGAGCAAATGAAGGAAACTATTGAGCAACAGCTAGTGGCGTCAGGTGTTCAACACTATTCCGTAGTTGCAATTGATGGCCATCCTGCACGTGCGTTAACGGATTTAGCGGAACAGGAAGAAATGGATGCAATCGTCGTTGGCAATAGCGGGAAATCTGGAATCCAAAAATTTTTCTTAGGATCCGTTAGTGAAAAAATTGTGAAAGATTCTCCCTGCACCGTCATTGTCATAAAATAA
- a CDS encoding hemolysin family protein: protein MEIAIRLTAFAVLIAMTAFFVASEFAIVKVRTTRIDQLIAEGNKRAIKAKKVISNLDEYLSACQLGITITALGLGWLGEPLFEDLLHPLFEQFSIGENVSTIISFIIAFSIVTFVHVVVGELAPKSMAIQKSEEITLMFSSPLIAFYRLMYPVIIFLNGSAQGLTRLFGLKPVSESEMAHTEEELRMILSDSFKGGEINQSEYKYVNKIFEFDDRVAKEIMAPRTEMSTIDKDTTLNEVFEQIGVEQYTRYPVTDGDKDHVIGLINMKNLLTAYIKDSNAGSKPVMDFMQPIIRVIETIPISELLLKIQRERIHMAVLMDEYGGTSGLVTIEDIIEEIVGDIRDEFDIDEVPDVQKLGDYHYIFDAKMLIENVNDILGTTIDEEDIDTIGGWFMTKKFEAITGEKIVEQDYEFTVKDMEGHHILYLEVQKIPSETILEEMQESLEE, encoded by the coding sequence TTGGAAATTGCCATACGGTTGACAGCATTTGCTGTCTTAATCGCAATGACGGCATTCTTCGTTGCAAGTGAGTTTGCCATAGTAAAAGTTAGAACAACGCGTATCGATCAATTGATCGCAGAAGGTAATAAACGGGCCATTAAAGCAAAAAAAGTGATCTCCAATCTCGATGAGTATTTATCTGCTTGTCAGCTAGGAATTACCATTACCGCGTTAGGACTAGGTTGGTTAGGAGAACCTTTATTTGAAGATTTGTTACATCCACTTTTTGAACAATTTTCGATAGGCGAAAATGTATCGACGATTATTTCCTTTATCATCGCTTTCTCTATCGTAACATTTGTCCATGTGGTCGTTGGTGAATTAGCGCCAAAATCCATGGCTATTCAAAAATCGGAAGAAATCACTTTAATGTTTTCGTCCCCACTAATCGCATTTTACCGATTAATGTATCCAGTCATTATCTTTTTAAACGGTTCCGCACAAGGATTAACTCGATTATTTGGTTTGAAACCTGTATCCGAGTCTGAGATGGCTCATACAGAAGAAGAGCTACGAATGATCTTGTCTGACAGTTTTAAAGGTGGAGAAATTAATCAGTCAGAATACAAATATGTGAATAAAATCTTTGAATTCGATGATCGAGTCGCAAAAGAAATTATGGCTCCACGTACCGAAATGAGTACAATTGACAAAGACACCACCTTGAACGAGGTATTCGAACAAATCGGCGTCGAACAATATACACGTTACCCTGTAACTGATGGTGATAAGGATCATGTAATTGGATTAATTAACATGAAAAACTTATTAACTGCGTATATAAAAGATTCCAATGCTGGTTCCAAACCAGTGATGGATTTCATGCAACCTATCATTCGAGTAATTGAAACAATCCCGATTAGTGAACTGTTGCTGAAAATTCAACGCGAACGTATCCATATGGCCGTATTAATGGACGAATATGGAGGAACTTCTGGATTAGTAACCATCGAAGATATTATCGAAGAAATAGTCGGAGATATTCGAGATGAATTTGATATCGATGAAGTACCAGATGTACAAAAACTTGGAGATTACCATTACATTTTCGATGCAAAAATGTTAATTGAAAACGTCAATGATATTCTAGGTACAACGATAGATGAAGAAGACATCGATACGATTGGCGGATGGTTTATGACGAAGAAATTCGAAGCCATTACCGGTGAAAAAATCGTGGAACAAGACTATGAATTTACCGTAAAAGACATGGAAGGTCATCATATTCTGTATTTAGAAGTACAGAAAATCCCTTCCGAAACGATACTAGAAGAAATGCAAGAATCGCTAGAAGAATAG
- the chrA gene encoding chromate efflux transporter, translating to MVTKKKIYQEILQASTKLGLTSFGGPTAHLGYFREEYVEKRKWLDDKVYADLVALCQFLPGPASSQVGISIGMLRGGLIGGILSWIGFTIPSVLLLMLFAWSIMQTGSFDSGWIQGLKIVAVAVVAQALLGMSKSLTPDKPRITVAVIAASLALLIPTAWGQISIILLAGLFGVFFYRKEAVPEAVDIPLSFGKKAGILAWILFFGLLVLLPVFRPIIQQTWFSIVDIFYRVGSIVFGGGHVVLPMLEREVVPTGFLGEEAFLAGYGAAQAVPGPLFTLSGYLGQFMGGFSGAAIAVVAMFLPSFLLLVGTLPFWSIIRTKPRIQAALKGVNAAVVGILLAALYDPVFTSAVTEMKDFVLVLVSFTLLVVYKMAPWLVVLVTAVIGALQYAFWG from the coding sequence ATGGTGACCAAAAAGAAGATTTATCAAGAGATTTTGCAGGCTTCAACAAAATTAGGTCTGACCTCTTTTGGAGGACCAACTGCACATTTAGGCTATTTCCGCGAAGAATATGTGGAGAAACGGAAATGGTTGGATGATAAAGTATATGCCGATTTAGTCGCGTTATGCCAGTTCCTTCCGGGACCAGCAAGTTCACAAGTAGGAATATCCATTGGGATGCTTCGTGGTGGATTAATAGGTGGAATTTTATCTTGGATTGGATTTACGATTCCGTCTGTACTTTTACTCATGTTATTTGCATGGTCTATTATGCAAACAGGCTCTTTTGATAGTGGATGGATTCAAGGGTTAAAAATAGTGGCAGTAGCTGTTGTTGCGCAAGCCCTTTTAGGAATGAGTAAATCATTAACTCCGGATAAGCCACGCATAACGGTGGCAGTAATTGCCGCTTCACTTGCATTACTTATTCCAACTGCATGGGGACAAATTAGTATTATTTTACTCGCTGGACTATTTGGCGTCTTTTTTTACCGAAAAGAAGCGGTACCAGAGGCAGTAGATATTCCGCTTTCATTCGGCAAAAAAGCGGGTATACTTGCTTGGATTTTGTTTTTCGGTTTGCTAGTTTTGTTGCCGGTATTTCGACCAATCATTCAACAAACGTGGTTTTCAATTGTAGATATTTTCTACCGAGTCGGGTCCATTGTGTTTGGTGGTGGACACGTTGTTTTGCCAATGCTTGAGCGAGAAGTAGTGCCAACAGGGTTTTTAGGAGAAGAAGCATTTTTAGCAGGTTATGGAGCGGCGCAAGCAGTACCTGGCCCATTATTTACATTGTCCGGCTATTTAGGGCAATTTATGGGAGGATTTTCGGGAGCGGCGATTGCTGTCGTAGCGATGTTCTTACCTTCTTTCTTGTTATTAGTGGGAACATTACCGTTTTGGTCCATTATTCGAACGAAACCGCGTATACAAGCTGCACTTAAAGGCGTGAACGCAGCGGTCGTGGGAATATTACTCGCAGCGCTGTATGATCCTGTTTTTACAAGCGCGGTTACGGAAATGAAAGACTTTGTATTAGTATTAGTATCGTTTACATTATTAGTTGTGTATAAAATGGCGCCTTGGCTCGTTGTTTTAGTAACAGCAGTTATTGGTGCTTTGCAATATGCATTCTGGGGTTAA
- a CDS encoding cation diffusion facilitator family transporter — protein sequence MELYKQLREGEKGAWVSIFTYLILSSIKLTIGYVGNSEALLADGLNNATDIIASIAVLVGLRISQKPPDQNHHYGHLRAETVASLVASFIMLAVGIQVIIQSVQGMFHSTHQEPSLLTATVAFGSAIVMYIVYRYNLALSKKVKSTAVKAAAYDNRSDALVSIGTTIGILAAIFGYSIIDTITALLVGLLIIKTAFDIFVESVHTLTDGFDEEEVETLSVLTTKVKGVLALKDFKGRTHGNMMFVDLTVLVAPELTVVESHRITEDIERKIHHLKPLCVVHVHIEPYKEPPVVELE from the coding sequence TTGGAGCTATATAAACAATTACGCGAAGGAGAAAAAGGTGCGTGGGTCAGTATTTTCACATACCTTATCCTTTCCTCTATCAAACTAACCATAGGATACGTCGGTAATTCAGAAGCGCTTCTAGCAGACGGACTAAACAATGCAACCGATATTATCGCCTCCATTGCCGTTCTAGTTGGCTTACGAATTTCTCAAAAACCACCCGATCAAAACCATCACTACGGACACTTACGAGCGGAAACTGTCGCATCTCTCGTAGCATCCTTCATCATGCTTGCAGTCGGAATTCAAGTAATCATTCAATCGGTTCAAGGCATGTTCCACTCGACACACCAAGAACCATCACTTTTAACTGCAACCGTCGCATTTGGAAGTGCAATCGTCATGTATATCGTGTACCGCTACAACCTTGCCCTTTCCAAAAAAGTAAAAAGCACAGCTGTAAAAGCAGCTGCCTATGACAATCGCTCCGATGCCCTCGTCAGTATCGGAACAACCATCGGGATTCTTGCAGCAATATTCGGCTACTCCATCATAGATACGATAACAGCACTACTCGTTGGCTTACTCATTATTAAAACCGCCTTCGATATTTTCGTTGAATCTGTCCACACCTTAACCGATGGATTTGACGAAGAAGAAGTCGAAACACTTTCTGTCCTTACCACGAAAGTAAAAGGCGTTTTAGCATTAAAAGATTTTAAAGGACGAACACATGGTAATATGATGTTCGTTGACTTAACTGTCCTTGTTGCCCCCGAGCTTACAGTCGTCGAAAGCCACCGGATCACAGAAGACATTGAACGGAAAATTCATCACCTGAAACCTTTATGTGTAGTACATGTACACATCGAACCCTATAAAGAACCTCCTGTCGTCGAATTAGAATAG
- a CDS encoding cryptochrome/photolyase family protein: MKIAVLFRNDLRLHDHPALMTAAQHGEILPIYVMEEGLGTAFRYWTHKNLLGLQKSLTEMGGTLYFSTQNLVKTIATIKEHVDAIYFHRSYHPDHFSRDAVLEKSHPNVRSFEGSLLLPPWKTTKENGDPYKVFSPFYKNARQKVVPAAVKAVQEATFAHITSIATVSSNIESLNLHPHHSWTDKIDVHWMAGEEEAIQQLKVFVHEKIARYKVARDFPIQHGSSELSPYLAVGALSVRSMYHYLLQQAESVAEPFIRQLFWREFAYHILFHFPKTLHSPLNPAFAHFPWQENAEHLTAWKKGETGIPLVDAGMKELWETGYMHNRVRMNVASYLTKHLLLDYRKGMAWFWDTLIDADIANNIFGWQWASGCGADAAPYFRIFNPYLQAEKFDSNGLYQKEWLPNSYEENPIVSHDAGRKRALLAYEEVKNRD, from the coding sequence TTGAAAATCGCGGTATTATTTCGAAACGATTTACGCTTACATGATCATCCTGCTCTTATGACAGCTGCACAACACGGTGAAATACTTCCAATTTATGTGATGGAAGAAGGGTTAGGAACGGCATTTCGATATTGGACACATAAAAATTTACTCGGTTTACAGAAGTCGCTTACTGAAATGGGAGGGACGCTGTATTTCTCCACACAAAACTTAGTGAAAACAATCGCTACAATAAAAGAACATGTGGATGCGATATATTTTCATCGTTCGTATCACCCAGATCATTTTAGTCGAGATGCAGTACTCGAAAAATCACACCCCAACGTTCGATCATTTGAAGGCTCACTCCTTCTTCCTCCTTGGAAAACGACGAAAGAAAACGGGGATCCTTATAAAGTTTTTTCCCCTTTTTATAAAAATGCTCGACAGAAAGTCGTACCTGCAGCAGTAAAAGCTGTTCAAGAAGCGACATTCGCTCACATCACTTCAATAGCGACTGTTTCTTCTAACATAGAGTCCTTAAATCTACACCCCCATCATTCTTGGACGGATAAAATCGATGTTCACTGGATGGCTGGCGAGGAAGAAGCCATCCAACAACTAAAAGTATTTGTTCATGAAAAAATAGCACGATATAAAGTGGCAAGAGATTTCCCCATACAACACGGATCTTCTGAGTTATCACCTTATCTAGCAGTTGGGGCTTTGTCTGTTCGAAGCATGTATCACTATTTGTTGCAACAAGCGGAAAGTGTTGCGGAACCATTTATCCGCCAACTATTTTGGAGAGAATTTGCGTATCATATTTTATTTCATTTCCCAAAAACACTTCACTCGCCTTTAAATCCCGCTTTTGCACATTTTCCATGGCAGGAAAACGCGGAACACTTAACAGCATGGAAAAAAGGAGAAACTGGCATTCCTCTTGTCGATGCAGGAATGAAAGAACTTTGGGAAACAGGATATATGCACAACCGAGTTCGTATGAATGTGGCGAGCTATTTGACGAAGCATTTATTACTCGATTACCGGAAAGGGATGGCGTGGTTTTGGGACACTCTAATTGATGCAGATATTGCGAATAATATATTCGGTTGGCAATGGGCATCTGGATGTGGAGCTGATGCGGCACCTTATTTTCGTATTTTCAATCCATACTTACAAGCGGAAAAGTTTGATTCGAATGGGTTGTATCAAAAAGAATGGTTACCTAATTCGTATGAAGAAAATCCGATTGTGTCACATGATGCAGGTAGGAAACGCGCTTTACTAGCATATGAAGAAGTGAAAAATCGCGATTAA